The Lysobacter gummosus genome includes a region encoding these proteins:
- a CDS encoding MBL fold metallo-hydrolase — MSGEVALTLAASGHSCADPRHLGFAAGPPMHFPAGWALIEHPVQGAILFDCGYGPDARAAMRRGVRWIYRRAIHACSAPHTDAAQLLHRRGLSRDDVRLLVISHFHPDHIGGLGQFPRARFLAHAQAWRQVAESNWFGLLHAQIWKELLPADFAERLQLLDDDGRRVLDGDLATLGEGWDLLGDGSLHAVALPGHARGQIGLALRTRTGERVVLAADAFWRREQLDRDQPLPWLTQRVAMDDAAAYRETLRRLTRFRDTHPGAWVIPSHCADTLAAWRDRHPQSVLDELPQAASAG, encoded by the coding sequence GTGAGCGGCGAAGTCGCGCTGACCCTGGCCGCGTCCGGGCACAGCTGCGCCGATCCGCGCCATCTGGGTTTCGCCGCCGGCCCGCCTATGCATTTTCCCGCCGGCTGGGCCCTGATCGAGCATCCGGTGCAGGGCGCGATCCTGTTCGATTGCGGCTACGGGCCGGATGCGCGCGCGGCGATGCGGCGCGGCGTGCGCTGGATTTATCGTCGCGCCATCCACGCATGTTCCGCGCCACATACCGACGCCGCGCAGTTGCTGCACCGGCGCGGTCTGAGCCGCGACGACGTGCGCCTGCTGGTGATCAGCCATTTCCACCCCGATCACATCGGCGGGCTCGGCCAGTTTCCGCGTGCGCGCTTCCTCGCCCATGCACAGGCCTGGCGGCAGGTCGCCGAGTCGAATTGGTTCGGGCTGCTGCACGCGCAGATCTGGAAGGAACTGTTGCCGGCCGATTTCGCCGAGCGCCTGCAATTGCTCGACGACGACGGCCGGCGCGTGCTCGACGGCGATCTGGCGACGCTGGGCGAGGGCTGGGATCTGCTCGGCGACGGCAGCCTGCACGCGGTCGCGTTGCCGGGCCATGCGCGCGGCCAGATCGGCCTGGCTTTGCGTACGCGCACGGGCGAGCGGGTGGTGCTGGCGGCCGATGCGTTCTGGCGGCGCGAGCAGCTCGATCGCGATCAACCCTTGCCGTGGCTGACCCAGCGCGTGGCGATGGACGATGCCGCGGCGTATCGCGAGACCTTGCGGCGCCTGACCCGGTTTCGCGATACGCATCCCGGCGCCTGGGTGATTCCTTCGCATTGCGCCGATACCTTAGCGGCGTGGCGGGATCGGCATCCGCAGTCGGTGCTGGATGAGTTGCCGCAGGCGGCGTCGGCGGGGTGA
- a CDS encoding ATP-binding cassette domain-containing protein produces MSKHFGALRAVDRVDLTVPRACVYGFLGPNGSGKSTTIRMLCGLLTPTEGEIEVLGLKIPQQAEALRRRIGYMTQKFSLFEDLTVRENLEFLAAVQEIPKARARERIDELIEQYHFGDRQKQLAGTMSGGQKQRLALAGAVIHGPELLFLDEPTSAVDPESRRDFWEKLFELADGGTTLLVSTHYMDEAERCHRLAILDRGVLVADGTPAELTDALAGRSVEVLAAQPRKAQRVLVALDGVLSVAQIGNSLRVLLADADTAESNILAALREAGLDAEVNKAKPNLEDVFVSATRGRDAPAPAAEAAA; encoded by the coding sequence ATGAGCAAGCACTTCGGCGCCTTGCGCGCGGTCGATCGGGTCGATCTGACCGTGCCGCGTGCCTGCGTGTACGGCTTCCTCGGGCCCAACGGCTCGGGCAAGTCCACCACCATCCGCATGCTGTGCGGCCTGCTCACGCCGACCGAGGGCGAGATCGAAGTGCTCGGCCTGAAGATCCCGCAGCAGGCCGAAGCGCTGCGCCGCCGCATCGGCTACATGACGCAGAAGTTCTCCCTGTTCGAAGACCTGACCGTGCGCGAGAACCTGGAATTTCTCGCCGCCGTGCAGGAGATCCCGAAGGCCCGGGCGCGCGAACGCATCGATGAATTGATCGAGCAATACCACTTCGGCGATCGCCAGAAACAACTGGCCGGCACCATGAGCGGCGGCCAGAAACAGCGCCTGGCCCTGGCCGGCGCGGTCATTCACGGGCCGGAGCTGTTGTTCCTGGATGAACCCACCAGCGCGGTCGATCCCGAGTCGCGGCGCGACTTCTGGGAAAAACTGTTCGAACTCGCCGACGGCGGCACCACCTTGCTGGTGTCCACGCACTACATGGACGAAGCCGAACGTTGCCACCGCCTGGCGATTCTCGACCGCGGCGTGCTGGTCGCCGACGGCACCCCGGCCGAACTCACCGACGCGCTGGCCGGGCGTTCGGTCGAAGTGCTGGCGGCGCAGCCGCGCAAGGCCCAGCGCGTGCTGGTCGCGCTCGACGGCGTGCTCAGCGTCGCCCAGATCGGCAACAGCCTGCGCGTGCTGCTGGCCGATGCCGATACCGCGGAGTCGAACATCCTCGCCGCCCTGCGCGAGGCCGGCCTCGATGCCGAGGTGAACAAGGCCAAGCCCAATCTGGAAGACGTATTCGTATCGGCCACGCGCGGCCGCGACGCGCCCGCGCCGGCGGCGGAGGCCGCGGCATGA
- a CDS encoding PhoH family protein has translation MPARTASEFTLDPADSERLANLSGPFDGHLRMIELRLGVEIANRGNIFRIDGPIIAVGQAEKLLRRLWKDAGEETLNENAVHLALTETGAEQAVLEEIEPQEVAIRVKRGTIRGRGANQAKYLHAIATHDINFGIGPAGTGKTFLAVASAVEALNESRVQRLILVRPAVEAGEKLGFLPGDLSQKVDPYLRPLYDALYEMLGVEKVVKLLEKNVIEIAPLAYMRGRTLNDAYVILDEAQNTTIEQMKMFLTRIGYGSTAVVTGDLTQIDLPKHVKSGLRDALDVLREVNGISFTFFEAKDVVRHPLVARIVTAYDARDAKDAQSGPSA, from the coding sequence ATGCCCGCCCGAACCGCCTCCGAATTCACTCTAGACCCGGCCGACAGCGAACGTCTGGCCAACCTCAGTGGCCCCTTCGACGGTCACCTGCGCATGATCGAACTGCGCCTGGGCGTGGAAATCGCCAATCGCGGCAACATCTTCCGCATCGACGGCCCGATCATCGCGGTCGGCCAGGCCGAGAAGCTGTTGCGCCGCCTGTGGAAGGACGCGGGCGAAGAAACCTTGAACGAAAACGCGGTCCATCTAGCCCTGACCGAAACCGGCGCCGAACAGGCGGTGCTGGAGGAGATCGAGCCGCAGGAAGTGGCGATCCGGGTCAAGCGCGGCACCATCCGCGGCCGCGGCGCCAATCAGGCCAAGTACCTGCACGCGATCGCCACCCACGACATCAATTTCGGCATCGGCCCGGCCGGTACCGGCAAGACCTTCCTGGCCGTCGCCAGCGCGGTCGAGGCCCTGAACGAATCGCGCGTGCAGCGCCTGATCCTGGTGCGCCCCGCGGTCGAAGCCGGGGAAAAGCTTGGGTTCCTGCCCGGCGACCTCAGCCAGAAGGTCGATCCGTACCTGCGTCCGCTGTACGACGCGCTGTACGAAATGCTCGGCGTCGAGAAAGTCGTCAAGCTGCTGGAGAAGAACGTCATCGAGATCGCGCCGCTGGCCTACATGCGCGGCCGCACCCTCAACGACGCCTACGTGATCCTGGACGAAGCGCAGAACACCACCATCGAACAGATGAAGATGTTCCTGACCCGCATCGGTTACGGCAGCACGGCGGTGGTCACCGGCGATCTCACCCAGATCGACTTGCCCAAGCACGTCAAGTCAGGCCTGCGCGACGCGCTGGACGTGCTGCGCGAGGTCAACGGAATCAGCTTCACCTTTTTCGAGGCCAAGGACGTGGTCCGCCATCCGCTGGTCGCGCGCATCGTCACCGCGTACGACGCGCGCGATGCCAAGGACGCGCAGAGCGGCCCGAGCGCCTGA
- a CDS encoding NAD-dependent epimerase/dehydratase family protein, with amino-acid sequence MTTQRIVITGATGFLGGALARHLLATRPWTQVVGLGRDPERGRALQAQGVEFQALDLTDEGAVHRVLRGADIVVHAAALSSPWGRREAFVDANVRATDHVISACIARQVRRLVHISTPGIYHDGAPHRGIVEDHPLPARAVNDYAATKLIAERHVFERCAAGGVSALALRPRAIFGPGDSAILPRLAQALRSGRLRRIGADDCMVDLSYVDNVVDAIVLAMDASWRLNGRVYNISNGEPVAIWSVIDRLADALSLPRPDKRMPKPLALALASTVEAFYRRFKPDSEPPLLRYGVELLSVDMTLDITRARDELGYRPRVSMDEALDRTLSELARVEARR; translated from the coding sequence ATGACCACGCAGCGCATCGTCATCACCGGCGCCACCGGGTTTCTCGGCGGTGCGCTCGCGCGGCATCTGCTGGCGACGCGGCCTTGGACGCAGGTCGTCGGCTTGGGCCGCGATCCCGAACGCGGCCGCGCGCTACAGGCGCAAGGCGTCGAGTTCCAGGCGCTGGATCTGACCGACGAAGGCGCCGTGCATCGCGTCCTGCGCGGCGCCGATATCGTCGTGCACGCGGCGGCGCTGTCCAGTCCCTGGGGCCGGCGCGAAGCCTTCGTCGATGCCAATGTGCGCGCCACCGATCACGTCATCTCGGCCTGCATCGCGCGCCAGGTGCGGCGGCTGGTGCATATCTCCACGCCCGGCATCTATCACGACGGCGCGCCGCATCGCGGGATCGTCGAAGATCATCCGCTGCCGGCGCGCGCGGTCAACGACTACGCCGCGACCAAGCTCATCGCCGAGCGGCACGTGTTCGAGCGTTGCGCGGCCGGCGGCGTGTCGGCGCTGGCGCTGCGGCCGCGGGCGATTTTCGGACCCGGCGATAGCGCGATCCTGCCCCGCCTGGCGCAGGCGTTGCGCAGCGGACGTCTGCGCCGCATCGGCGCGGACGACTGCATGGTCGATCTGAGTTACGTCGATAACGTGGTCGATGCGATCGTGCTGGCGATGGACGCTTCGTGGCGCTTGAATGGCCGCGTCTACAACATCAGTAACGGCGAGCCGGTGGCGATCTGGAGCGTGATCGACCGGCTTGCCGACGCGCTGTCGTTGCCGCGTCCGGACAAGCGCATGCCCAAGCCGCTCGCGCTGGCCCTGGCCAGCACGGTGGAAGCGTTCTACCGGCGATTCAAGCCCGATAGCGAGCCGCCGCTGCTGCGCTACGGCGTCGAATTGCTGAGCGTGGACATGACCCTGGACATCACGCGCGCGCGCGATGAACTGGGTTATCGTCCTCGCGTGAGCATGGACGAAGCCCTCGACAGAACCTTGAGCGAACTGGCGCGCGTGGAGGCGCGACGGTGA
- a CDS encoding TetR/AcrR family transcriptional regulator: MDTPTPAKRGRPHKTSAPKRAPGRPAAADNPDLRARLLDAAIACYARQGIAATSLRAIAAEAGVNPALLHYYFGDKEQLQEAVSNERLIPVFMGLRDGLMGEGKDVFDLIGGFVAGVGRIVAAHPWLPSLWVREVLCEGGALRESVLFQKIGPVLPQMMAKRFAQAQAEGRINPDLDPRLLMVSLIGLTLFPAASAPIWRFMFDAEDLDLDTQRRHALALLDRGLMP, encoded by the coding sequence ATGGACACGCCCACCCCCGCCAAACGCGGCCGGCCGCATAAGACCTCGGCGCCCAAGCGCGCCCCGGGTCGGCCGGCCGCGGCCGACAATCCCGATCTGCGCGCGCGCCTGCTCGATGCCGCCATCGCCTGTTACGCCCGCCAGGGCATCGCCGCGACCTCGCTGCGCGCGATCGCCGCCGAGGCCGGCGTCAATCCGGCGCTGTTGCATTACTACTTCGGCGACAAGGAGCAATTGCAGGAAGCGGTCAGCAACGAGCGCCTGATCCCGGTGTTCATGGGCCTGCGCGACGGGCTGATGGGCGAGGGCAAGGACGTGTTCGATCTGATCGGCGGCTTCGTCGCCGGGGTCGGCCGCATCGTCGCCGCGCATCCCTGGCTGCCGTCGCTGTGGGTGCGCGAGGTGCTGTGCGAAGGCGGCGCGCTGCGCGAAAGCGTGCTGTTCCAGAAGATCGGCCCGGTGCTGCCGCAGATGATGGCCAAGCGCTTCGCCCAGGCGCAGGCCGAGGGCCGCATCAATCCGGATCTGGACCCGCGCCTGCTGATGGTCAGCCTGATCGGCTTGACTCTGTTCCCGGCCGCGAGCGCGCCGATCTGGCGTTTCATGTTCGATGCCGAGGATCTCGATCTGGATACGCAGCGCCGCCACGCGCTGGCTCTGCTCGACCGGGGGTTGATGCCATGA
- a CDS encoding 3-oxoacyl-[acyl-carrier-protein] synthase III C-terminal domain-containing protein translates to MDTQSQDMPSSDALNAGASGHRRGQRTGPDLDWRVRIAGLGRYLPQRRVSSAEIEQRAGLPPGWALQNSGVAFRHWAQPERERASWMGAQAAMQACEQAGIEPSMLDLIVNASGSAERAIPDGGPLLQRELGLGRSGIPALSVHATCLSFVAALELAAERIHHGRIERALIVSSEIASVGLDFDSPEVCTLFGDGAAAAVLERAPADSASRIHRIAWRTMGEGVEITTLRGGGSWRPPLGPLTTPADALFSMQGQAALRSGIRLVPYVMRSLGLDDRNARRALRWVAPHQASRAALDVIEQIGFEQARMVRTLEYTGNCIAASIPLALEQGVREGTIRRGEPGVLLGTGAGLSGVGLTMTY, encoded by the coding sequence ATGGATACCCAATCGCAGGACATGCCGTCGTCGGATGCGTTGAACGCGGGCGCGAGCGGCCACAGACGCGGGCAGCGCACCGGGCCGGATCTCGACTGGCGCGTGCGCATCGCCGGGCTCGGCCGTTATTTGCCGCAGCGCCGTGTCTCCAGTGCAGAAATCGAACAACGCGCCGGTCTGCCGCCAGGCTGGGCCCTGCAAAACAGCGGCGTCGCTTTCCGCCATTGGGCGCAACCCGAGCGCGAACGCGCCAGCTGGATGGGCGCGCAAGCGGCGATGCAGGCTTGCGAGCAAGCCGGTATCGAACCGTCGATGCTGGATCTGATCGTGAACGCTTCAGGCTCGGCCGAGCGTGCGATTCCCGACGGCGGCCCGCTGCTGCAACGCGAGCTCGGCCTGGGCCGTTCCGGCATTCCGGCCTTGTCGGTGCATGCGACCTGCCTGAGTTTCGTCGCCGCGCTGGAACTGGCGGCCGAGCGCATCCACCACGGCCGCATCGAACGCGCGTTGATCGTCAGCAGCGAGATCGCCTCGGTCGGCCTGGATTTCGACAGCCCCGAGGTCTGCACCCTGTTCGGCGACGGCGCCGCCGCGGCGGTGTTGGAACGCGCGCCGGCCGACAGCGCCAGCCGCATCCATCGCATCGCCTGGCGCACGATGGGCGAGGGCGTGGAGATCACCACCTTGCGCGGCGGCGGCAGTTGGCGCCCGCCGCTCGGGCCGCTGACCACGCCGGCCGACGCGCTGTTTTCGATGCAGGGACAGGCCGCCTTGCGCAGCGGTATCCGGTTGGTGCCGTATGTGATGCGCAGTCTCGGATTGGACGATCGCAACGCCCGCCGCGCATTGCGCTGGGTCGCGCCGCATCAGGCCAGTCGCGCCGCGCTGGATGTGATCGAGCAGATCGGCTTCGAGCAGGCACGGATGGTGCGTACGCTGGAATACACCGGCAATTGCATCGCCGCGTCGATTCCGCTGGCGCTGGAGCAGGGCGTGCGCGAGGGTACGATCCGCCGCGGCGAACCCGGGGTGCTGCTCGGTACCGGCGCGGGGTTGTCCGGCGTTGGTTTGACCATGACTTACTGA
- a CDS encoding HlyD family secretion protein — MLLLAMLTACGKDKPQALGTLEWDRVTLPAPTAEKVVRIDVREGQRVKAGTRVLQLELDRTRSQLSAAQAQARQSADALAELEAGPRSETIAQARANLAAAQAQQRDAAAYYARVQPLGKRQLIAASEVDRARAAAGNAQAQVGAAQAALLELEHGTRREQIAQGQAALAAAQAQAQVQQVTFAKLDVIAPRDGVIDSLPYKLGDQAPVGSPLAVMLVGEHPYARVYVPEPMRQDVLVGRAARVYIEGREQAWTGRVRMIRSEPSFTPYYALTGEDAARLSYLAEVELTDAKATDLPAGLPVRVEFAP; from the coding sequence ATGCTGCTGCTCGCCATGTTGACCGCCTGCGGCAAAGACAAACCGCAGGCGCTGGGCACCCTGGAATGGGACCGCGTCACCTTGCCGGCGCCGACCGCGGAAAAAGTCGTGCGCATCGACGTGCGCGAAGGCCAGCGCGTCAAGGCCGGCACCCGCGTGCTGCAACTCGAACTCGACCGCACCCGTTCGCAATTGAGCGCCGCGCAGGCGCAGGCGCGCCAGTCCGCCGATGCATTGGCCGAGCTCGAAGCCGGTCCGCGCAGCGAAACCATCGCCCAGGCGCGCGCCAATCTCGCCGCCGCGCAGGCGCAGCAGCGCGATGCGGCGGCGTACTACGCCCGCGTGCAGCCGCTGGGCAAGCGCCAGTTGATCGCCGCGTCGGAAGTCGATCGCGCCCGCGCCGCCGCCGGCAACGCGCAAGCCCAGGTCGGCGCCGCGCAAGCGGCATTGCTGGAACTCGAACACGGCACCCGTCGCGAGCAGATCGCGCAGGGCCAGGCCGCGCTCGCCGCCGCGCAGGCGCAGGCGCAGGTGCAACAGGTGACGTTCGCAAAACTGGATGTGATCGCGCCGCGCGACGGCGTGATCGACAGCCTGCCGTACAAACTCGGCGATCAGGCGCCGGTGGGTTCGCCGCTGGCGGTGATGCTGGTCGGCGAACATCCCTACGCGCGCGTGTACGTGCCCGAGCCGATGCGCCAGGACGTGCTGGTCGGCCGCGCCGCGCGGGTCTACATCGAAGGTCGCGAACAGGCCTGGACCGGCCGCGTGCGTATGATCCGCAGCGAACCCAGCTTCACCCCGTACTACGCGCTGACCGGCGAAGACGCCGCGCGCCTGAGCTATCTGGCCGAAGTCGAACTGACCGACGCCAAGGCCACCGACTTGCCGGCCGGTCTGCCGGTGCGGGTCGAGTTCGCGCCATGA
- a CDS encoding phosphatase PAP2 family protein: protein MLAADVRTRTNAGIGTDTVALSRRIAIVLIAMAINGVLYLAINAFPPREPQLLPRSVADDWLGWQAWTIWPYWLLLLAGPALTLAIGERRLLRATIRAYAIAIGLNATIWLLWPTRTVRPPLPQGLDALTEAAWRCLYALDGVNNCFPSGHITIPVVAAMGFAAQYPPMRAVVWIALAALAPSVVSTGQHYAWDVLGGLATATIGLLLAGRPLWRSARP, encoded by the coding sequence ATGCTCGCCGCCGATGTCCGCACTCGCACCAATGCCGGCATCGGCACCGATACGGTCGCGTTATCCAGACGTATCGCCATCGTGCTGATCGCGATGGCGATCAACGGCGTGCTCTACCTGGCTATCAACGCCTTTCCGCCGCGCGAACCGCAGCTGTTGCCGCGCAGCGTCGCGGACGACTGGCTGGGCTGGCAAGCCTGGACCATCTGGCCGTACTGGCTGTTGCTGCTGGCGGGACCGGCGCTGACGCTGGCGATCGGCGAGCGCCGCCTGTTGCGCGCGACCATACGCGCCTATGCGATCGCGATCGGCTTGAACGCGACGATCTGGCTGCTGTGGCCGACGCGGACCGTGCGCCCACCGCTGCCGCAGGGCCTGGACGCGTTGACCGAAGCCGCGTGGCGCTGCCTGTACGCCCTGGACGGCGTGAATAATTGCTTTCCGTCGGGCCATATCACCATTCCGGTGGTGGCGGCCATGGGTTTCGCCGCGCAATATCCGCCGATGCGGGCGGTGGTGTGGATCGCGCTCGCGGCGCTGGCGCCCAGCGTCGTCAGCACCGGGCAGCATTACGCCTGGGATGTGCTGGGCGGATTGGCGACCGCGACGATCGGCCTCTTGCTGGCAGGCCGGCCGTTGTGGCGATCTGCACGTCCGTGA